TGGACCTGGACGGATCTTGTAGCTCCAGCACCTTGTCTGGGCGTccgccaaagaaaaagaaaaagaccgACATTTCGTGGCTGGCAGAGATCGCCCAGGAGCGTCTCGAACAACAAAAGGACCACCACAGAAAGAAGGAGGAGCACGACGTTAGGCAGGAAAAGATGGTGCAGGACTTGATCAGCACCCAAACAAAATTCCAGAACGACTTATTagaagttttaaaaaataaaaataaataagtttttaattttcattacgGTCTACACAATATTTTGCGATTGCAGATCGTATCTGTTCTGCTGACTGATTAAAGTCAGCAGAACTGTTGCTGGTATCGGGCTGTTCGCgctgctcatttgttgcaagCTCCCAATTTTCATTAATCGCGCTGTTGTGCTTATTTAATATATTGTGTAAAATACAACAGCTCATTATTATGGCgctattatttttgtggtggctATCAAGACCTTTTCCGATTATTCGAAATCTGGCTTTTAAATGcccaaatgcattttccaccACTCGCCTAGCTTTGGAAAGGTTGTAGTTAAACGTGCGCTGTTCCAAAGAGGCGACTGTGGAAAACGGGTAAGGTTTCATCAGCTTTTTAGAAAACCTAAATGCCGAGTCCCCGATAAGCATTACAGGGACGTTTACTCCGCTTATTTCCTTGGCTTTCTCTTGGAGTAATGCCGATGCTTCGATATGTTTTGCACGGCTTGACTTCTGGTATATCATCGAGTCATTGCACCTTCCTGCAGAGccgatatttacatatgtaaatctgtatctaaaaagaatcggatttaaataatttaggaCATTAAACCAACTTgctaaatacatatttttgtgCAAGATATTTGCATACCTATAATCCACTAGGGCAAACAAGACTGTGGAATACCAGCCCTTATAGTTATGGTGGTCTACTGCCTCAGGTGCTGGTGGTTTTATTTCGATGTGGCATCCATCTAGAATAAAAAGGAAGTTTAAAAACCAATTTATATGTAAACATATTGCTGAAGTTCTTATTGATTTCCTACCAATTGCACCTAGGCACTGAGGAAACCCAATTGCCTCGAATCCCTTTACGCACTCATCAATTTTGTCGGAAGTTAGGTAATTGGGCGACGTGTACTCCTTCGAAAACTCGTCGATAAGTGCTCTGCAAAACTCGTGCAGGATACTACACACAATGTTTGGAGCTACACCGAAAAGCCTGCCAACTGTTCGGTACTCAGAGGACGAGCCCAAAGTGTATAGCGCAATGGCGATGCGCTTTTCCAAAGGAATTTAGGAATTTTCCTAAAACCATAAAATATGTCCTTGTACTTTAAACTATGGTTGAAGTTAGTAGAAGTACTCACAAACGACCATAATCTTCCTggcttttgtgtttttatggcAGTCATCTGGGTCATCTCATCCTCGTCAATGTTaaagtcatcatcatcattattcaTTGACAGCAACATTATTAGTTGGtgcaagaaaatattttgctgttgAACCACAGCCGAAATAATTGCTATATCTTCATCATCCATTATAAGAACCAAGAACTAATAAATCTTCCGCGCAAATTTAATGAACTTGTTATTGgcatcagctgtttttgacggatggtggatggtggcagtgtgaatcggagtttcacatctgtcaaaaaatCCCACCATTCCCCCGGGATGGGTTCAGTGTGCAGAGCCTATAAGACCATTagttctgcccacataattttagtttttagttcttgcttttattgtattttgactaaagcaaggtttaaacaaaatagttcaacaaaaaaaaacgagggggaacgttgtgagttgctgtggacaccgcaactctacagttatacccgatactaagtc
The sequence above is drawn from the Drosophila miranda strain MSH22 chromosome Y unlocalized genomic scaffold, D.miranda_PacBio2.1 Contig_Y47_pilon, whole genome shotgun sequence genome and encodes:
- the LOC117194889 gene encoding uncharacterized protein LOC117194889, with product MEQSTLDNDNTDEYFSDIIEMDLDGSCSSSTLSGRPPKKKKKTDISWLAEIAQERLEQQKDHHRKKEEHDVRQEKMVQDLISTQTKFQNDLLEVLKNKNK